Within the Dermacentor silvarum isolate Dsil-2018 chromosome 8, BIME_Dsil_1.4, whole genome shotgun sequence genome, the region ctttatccctccagtcagctatacggcttcgtgaaaaagctggaggatcttttcacagaatgcttctgtcagagtgagccacactctgacagcgttatggacatgctggcagttgttaagagtaagcttcccctcgaagttggctgcaatgtgcgcactcttagcctcacagctaaaataattagtttttacattgtcacacgtctgcatttttatgtgaaagaaattaactgtgacaaggcaggaaagcggcagaggaccAGGCTGCTGAAGTTGAACcattgcttatgagttgaagtgcatgaaacaatggcttgctgtacttgcaaataaaagctttgtgtcagcaacagccctgttattttcattttgcttacccctatatagctgtacataagcacaggcctgagcctaattgtcaagtgaactagttttcactttttgttcaggcctccctccatttctttatggaaaacatcaacctgatttgacttaataaatgtgtgccagcgtaatgatggttaataataaacgcagaaggctactgtgaagcaaggaacaactaaagtgcaacaatgaaatatttaagccatatatacaaattcattttggctaagcaaaggtacaaacctggttagcatgcctgatggtttctttttttttttcttttttttttttttctttttttttttttttttttaagcccagctgggtagtatgtgcgcactgttttctgtctgacaaaattttacattaggtcgacacggcatgaaaccgtatatttggtcaccgtccctttcattcaaaattttctttcaatttttttacgattgcccgataattcggaaagtTTGAAGGCCCCTTCTACATAAGCCCAAGAgtagccgtcttccttttccacaaggtactattatggcaaatatcatgtggcctaaacaaatatagtgcttgctaaagatatgcaaggactgtcaagtatgccaaaattaaaaacaaataagagtgtgaactgcttcgaactgaaaccgtcagaaacgcaaggaaaatcaaagcttctgcaagcaaagcttccattgaagttgccagtggcgccacctcttggatgcgacgctgactgcgtcagagcagcggcagagtaagcccactgcccccttctagtacactgtaaccgtggtcaggacatccggacatcccccctggatccgcgcctgactaGTAGGTGCAGACTTAGAGCGTACGGTTCAGTACATTTCGTAGATGATTCATTCGATTTATGTTCAACCGACGCGCGACAACAGGACACCGATGTGTGAGGTAATTGCATAATTCCTAAATGAGGTAATTTTCCTTCGGTAATTTTCATACGCCAAGAATAACTCGTGCGCCTGGCTACGAAAAGAGCAAGTGCACGACAAACAATAGATGTTCATACTTACAGAACATATCAAATAATACACTTTATATTAGCAGTCttccttatttatttttatagTCATCATATCGTAGTTGGTTTGAAAAGCCTAATTAGGTTGTAGTTTGACCGGTTTGACGCGATCGCATTTTCCCGCTGGCAACAGTGAGGGCTGACAAAGACGTCGTGTCGTCAAAGAGGAAGAGTTGGAAGCTGCTGTTTATGCGAAGTCGCCCCGGGTAAGGAACCAATTTTTCCGTTTAATTTAAGCACATAGCAAAGAGTTCATGTGCGTCTCAGTGACAAAAACACAGTTTGTTTCCTCATGCTAGTGCATTTCATTTGGTTTCACTCGTCAGAACGTAACTAGCGACGAGTACGTCAGCTGCTGTGTGACTAACTGAAAGAAACTATTTGTATTTGCTTATAATGCTGTTTACTTTCACTGCCAGGTACTTTGCCAGTCTTTCACACTAACGTTGACATCTTGTCTCTCGCTGCCATGACACTGTGCTGCGTTCATTCACGGTGGCGTACGTGCGTGCTGCGAGAAATGTCATTGCACTGGAATGTTTACACGTCCCGGCTATCAGCTGGCTACACCCGTGACTTGTTTTCTTCGCTGTACCCTTTGCAGCACGATGAATACCTATCACTCGTCGGGAATGAGGAAGCGAGCTCGTTTGCTCAGATGGATTTGAGCGGCAAACTAATTATAAAGGCGCAGCTGGGCGACGACATACGCCGCATTCCAATCCACAACGAAGACATCACGTACGACGAGCTAATACTGATGATGCAGCGAGTGTTCCGAGGCAAGCTTACCAGTAACGACGAGGTCACGGTCAAGTACAAGGATGAAGGTGAATACATGTGTATCATTGACTTCGCCTCGGTGGGTGTGTCTTGTCGACTGCTGCCAACATTGACTTTCGGTTGCGACTTTTGCAGATGGTGACCTTATTACCATTTTCGACAGCTCAGACTTGTCTTTTGCGATTCAGTGCAGCCGGATACTGAAGCTAACAATATTCGGTCAGTCTTTTTCAATATTTGGTACCTTGGCAAGTCATTTGAAAGGTTTCTATTACTGTTGTAGTGAACCAGCAACCAGTTCCATTGGAGCCAGACGAAATTAAGCACCTCAGGAAAGAGCTGCAGGAAATTAGGAATGTTGTAAACCGCCTGTTGGACAGATTCGAGCCCCGTCATTTTGTCTCCAACAGTTCAGAGCCAGAAGACAGTGCTGGTAAGTCAAACTACGTGTATTGTTGTTTTTTGCCAGTTTGGTTGTAGTTGATGTTTTAACGAGCCTTGCCCATCAGGAACTGCTCAACTGAAGGCCGCAAATGCTGTTGCACCAAAGGAGTTTGACCCCCTCGCTTCCAAACAGGCGTCTGGTGATGAGCCCAGTGCACAGATGAAACCTAAAGGTACGTAAAAAATTACCTAGGTTAAAGTCAATGACCCAAGTTAAACTTACGATTATGCTCATGGCACATTTACTTTGGTAGCATTGAGTATCCATTATTTATTCCTCTAAGTGCAGCTTTTGATATGCTTTTCCAAGCTGTTAATCGTGGAGGATCACAAACCACTGACGCGGCAGTCAGACCAGTGTAGTGAATCAAAGCCATTTTGGGCCACTGAAAACCATGTTGGCTGCATGATCTGCACTTGCAAGCGGTCATTTCAGTCATCCATTTTTTCTCACTCAATGGTTGTAAGCATTCCACACAAAATAACAAGCTGCTTTGTTGGTGAACAAGACGGGGGGACACTGTGTTTAAGAAAAGCAACATTGGAGATGGACTCCTCTAATTCAAGGCTTGTCCTTTGTAGAATGGTGGAAGAAAATGATAAATTTGGCACTAGAGATGGCTTAATCTAGTCAGCCTTCTTTGGCACATAGTGGCTCTAGGTTGCTACATTGAGGTGACTGGCACATCAACTGTTTGTTATATTGGTGATCACCAGCTGGGATCACTATGCTGTACCTTACTTGTGTTCTATAAGGACATGCTGTGCTTTGTGTATTTTAGTTGGGCACATTTGGGATGGCTTAATTGCCACCCACTGAGTCACTTGAGACTCCTTACCTTGATTACAGTGCGCATGGTTATCtttcaaagaaaggaaacacaacATTTCGTGTCAGTATTCACTCCTTCAAAGAAGCACTAGCAAAACTTTTCACTCTTCTATTTGCTTTATAGATAGCCACCGCCTCTGTAATCACAGTTTGAGACATAAGCACCTCAAATGTGCAAGAAATCATGAATTGTATCATCCTTTATTACAACCAATTTGAAACACGTTCCAAAAGGAAGCACAACTTCAATTGTGTTAAGCAGGGCGCCTTCGCAAATTGCAAAAAATCAGATGTGGTAGTCATTTGATGTCCCTGTCGCGTGGTTCGGTCAGCCCCTGTGCAACAGTTGCAAACCGCACCGTCATCACTCCGCCGAATGCTGAACTGTGGGCATATTGAGTAGAAGAAATGAGAAAGGTTCTTCGCATTCCGACAAAAGTGACGGCAGAGGACCACGTTTGTCTATCATCGAAAGCAGCGGCACACAGAGTCAAGGAGGAAAGAAGGGATGAGCCCACATTTTCCTGGCA harbors:
- the LOC119462174 gene encoding LOW QUALITY PROTEIN: protein TFG-like (The sequence of the model RefSeq protein was modified relative to this genomic sequence to represent the inferred CDS: inserted 1 base in 1 codon), which codes for MNTYHSSXNEEASSFAQMDLSGKLIIKAQLGDDIRRIPIHNEDITYDELILMMQRVFRGKLTSNDEVTVKYKDEDGDLITIFDSSDLSFAIQCSRILKLTIFVNQQPVPLEPDEIKHLRKELQEIRNVVNRLLDRFEPRHFVSNSSEPEDSAGTAQLKAANAVAPKEFDPLASKQASGDEPSAQMKPKGHPPPQQQQPQPLAQQHPQVPPGGYTGAPLPTARPGPTPTPGMPGQPAQGPYVQPAYPQTSVAQSMPHGQQFPPGATPTGAQGPPQQGPPQGIPQGPPPQPGQPQPPYGGAPPVSQAYPGYPPHAVPSSQAGAYHSNPSPTPTSAGNPYARGGSLPTSYPRPAPAYPQGYQ